In Hemicordylus capensis ecotype Gifberg chromosome 13, rHemCap1.1.pri, whole genome shotgun sequence, a single window of DNA contains:
- the UBN1 gene encoding ubinuclein-1 isoform X3 has translation MTEPHRVQLTSLPGPLSTTLLKKPRREDIAGAEHPQESEPAAAAVRITLTLFEPDHKRCPEFFYPELLKNTRGKGKSSSTGEKKKDLADPFNDEEKERHKAEALARKFEEKYGGKKRRKDRVQDLIDMGYGYDESDSFIDNSEAYDELVPASLTTKYGGFYINSGTLQFRQASESEDDFIKEKKKKSPKKRKLKEGGEKMKKKKKDDSYDKEKKSKKSKFPKTGFTALNASKEKKKKKYSGALSVKEMLKKFQKEKEAQKKRDDEPKLSAPSLVETPAPREVETLSDPLLSSLFGHASDNELLQAATAMDSLTDLDLEQLFNESPEESPFPDMEDGSDPLGMGLEQDVKQPLALPEGLPGPLEKRIEELTQAARAAEGESKHKFFNQDINSILLDIELQTRELNSQIRSGVYAHLASFLPCNKDTLVKRARRLYLCEQGGRLKEPLQKLKEAVGRAMPEQMAKYQEECQAHTQAKFAKMLEEEKDKEQRERVCSEDEEDDDKGGKRIMGPRKKFQWNDEIRDLLCQVVKIKLDGYELEKNKAQSMEDYVKTFLDTEVKPLWPKGWMQSRTLFKESRRVHGHLTSLLAKKRVMAPPKVKGKEHSGKPEKKMPLAVSFLHSSSAASLSPEPQGVTVGLSPQTRELLAMSSTPVSSGVAPPASFSLDDSLDEDLIHNATSSLEAVSKELAALNSRTGGSPDFTLPAILKTPPEKPPVQASLEEKRSFSKLSPSPAPSPAGSALQSPLNFLAEQALALGQPPPDKKSESSAYKELSCQTLPSKPVETHPSKQKHHSLARTVHGPQTSTPVPVPQPKGFPLAGQPSKFPPSPPFVKLQSPKAISPLPPRPVLQQPAKPPAKAPSFHSSSSSSSSLAASPASSSSHKTPNSSSASLSYTTKHPGSSLGLSFKSPFVALSRHMASSSGSTPSVSANQSCSSSSSSSSSSGALLPGASLSSPGQAPSRSSPSSLAKKTLVSQKLTLVAPPGGPNVSSSGGTQGVAKLLTSSLKPAVVSNTAASTSVPKGAGGAVLLTSSSSLNVLSPPYKPGNPKLPAALSSTPLGIISPIHSFPLHVISFSSESSPKAGVSKDAIVTGPAPGTFHHGLSHNTSQLHGKGSSVPPRKL, from the exons ATGACGGAACCCCACAGGGTCCAGCTCACGTCTCTGCCAGGGCCGCTGAGCACCACTTTGCTGAAGAAACCTCGCCGGGAGGACATCGCAGGAGCAGAGCACCCCCAGGAATCTGAGCCGGCGGCTGCGGCCGTTCGCATCACCCTCACCCTCTTTGAGCCGGATCACAAGCGCTGCCCTGAATTCTTTTATCCCGAACTGCTGAAGAATACGCGTGGAAAAGGGAAAAGCAGTTCCACAGGAGAAAAG AAAAAAGACCTTGCTGATCCCTTCAATGATGAGGAAAAGGAGAGGCACAAAGCAGAAGCGCTTGCCAGGAAATTTGAAGAGAAATAT GGAGGAAAGAAGCGCAGAAAAGACCGTGTTCAGGATTTAATCGATATGGGATACGGATATGATGAATCGGATTCCTTCATTGACAATTCCGAAGCG TATGATGAACTCGTTCCAGCTTCTCTAACAACCAAGTATGGAGGCTTTTACATCAACTCAGGAACTCTACAGTTCCGACAGGCATCCGAGTCGGAGGATGATTTTattaaagagaaaaagaagaaatctCCTAAG AAACGGAAGTtgaaagaaggaggggaaaagatgaagaaaaagaaaaaagacgaTTCTTACGACAAGGAGAAGAAATCTAAGAAGTCCAAGTTCCCCAAAACTGG TTTCACCGCCCTGAACGCAagcaaggagaagaagaaaaagaaatactcGGGGGCCCTGAGCGTCAAGGAGATGCTGAAGAAATTCCAGAAGGAAAAAGAAGCTCAGAAGAAGCGGGACGATGAACCCAAGCTCTCCGCCCCCTCCCTGGTGGAAACCCCAGCTCCACGGGAAGTGGAGACCCTCTccgaccctctcctctcctccctctttgGCCATGCCAGTGACAATGAATTGCTTCAGGCAGCCACCGCCATGGACTCCCTGACCGATCTCGACTTGGAACAGCTCTTCAACGAATCTCCAGAAGAAAGCCCTTTCCCCGACATGGAGGATGGGAGCGACCCCCTCGGCATGGGCCTGGAGCAGGACGTCAAGCAGCCCCTTGCCCTCCCCGAAGGGCTTCCGGGGCCGCTGGAGAAGCGCATTGAGGAGCTGACTCAG GCTGCCCGGGCTGcagagggggaaagcaagcaCAAGTTCTtcaaccaggacatcaacagcATCTTACTAGA CATTGAGCTGCAAACCCGGGAACTGAACAGCCAGATCCGCTCTGGGGTGTACGCCCACCTGGCCTCCTTCCTGCCCTGCAACAAAGACACCCTGGTCAAGCGTGCCCGCAGGCTCTACCTCTGTGAGCAG GGGGGTCGGCTGAAGGAACCCCTTCAGAAGTTAAAGGAAGCCGTTGGCAGAGCAATGCCGGAACAGATGGCCAAATACCAGGAGGAGTGCCAGGCACACACCCAAGCCAAGTTTGCCAA GatgctggaggaggagaaggacaaGGAGCAAAGGGAGCGGGTTTGTTCCGAGGACGAAGAGGATGACGACAAAGGAGGGAAGCGGATCATGGGGCCCCGGAAGAAATTTCAGTGGAACGACGAAATCAG GGATTTGCTCTGCCAGGTGGTGAAGATCAAACTTGATGGGTACGAACTGGAGAAGAACAAGGCCCAGTCAATGGAGGATTATGTGAAGACCTTCCTGGATACTGAAGTCAAACCTCTTTGGCCAAAGGGATGGATGCAATCCAG GACGCTTTTCAAGGAAAGCAGGCGAGTGCACGGGCACCTCACATCGCTCCT AGCAAAGAAGAGAGTCATGGCTCCTCCCAAGGTGAAGGGCAAG GAGCACTCTGGGAAGCCAGAGAAGAAGATGCCCCTTGCTGTGTCGTTCCTCCACTCGAGTAGCGCAGCCTCCCTTTCTCCTGAGCCGCAGGGAGTGACGGTTGGCCTCAGCCCGCAAACCCGGGAGCTCTTGGCCATGAGCTCAACCCCAGTGTCGAGCGGTGTGGCTCCCCCAGCCTCCTTCAGTCTGGACGACTCTCTGGATGAAGACCTGATCCACAACGCCACCTCTTCCTTGGAAGCCGTCTCCAAGGAGCTGGCTGCGCTGAACAGCCGGACCGGGGGCAGTCCGGACTTCACCCTGCCCGCCATCCTGAAGACGCCTCCGGAGAAGCCCCCGGTCCAAGCGAGcctggaagagaagagaagcttcTCCAAGCTGAGCCCTTCGCCCGCCCCGTCACCCGCTGGCAGTGCTCTGCAGTCCCCTCTCAACTTCCTGGCCGAGCAGGCCTTGGCGCTTGGCCAGCCCCCTCCAGACAAAAAGTCCGAGAGCTCTGCTTACAAAGAGCTCTCCTGCCAGACCCTCCCCAGCAAACCCGTGGAGACCCACCCGTCCAAACAGAAGCATCACAGCCTTGCACGCACCGTTCACGGGCCCCAGACGTCGACCCCGGTGCCAGTCCCCCAGCCGAAGGGGTTTCCTCTGGCCGGTCAGCCGTCAAaattccccccttcccctccctttgtcAAGCTGCAGAGCCccaaagccatttccccactgcccccgcGCCCTGTCCTCCAGCAGCCGGCCAAGCCGCCCGCCAAGGCCCCCAGCTTCCACTCTTCGTCATCGTCGTCCTCTTCTTTGGCTGCCTCCCCAGCATCCAGCAGCTCCCACAAGACTCCCAATTCCTCTTCGGCCTCCCTGAGCTACACAACGAAGCATCCGGGCAGCTcactggggctgtccttcaagtcGCCCTTCGTGGCCCTTTCCAGGCACATGGCTTCCTCCAGCGGCTCCACGCCCAGCGTGTCGGCCAACCagagctgctcttcctcctcctcctcctcttcctcctcgggCGCCCTGCTGCCAGGCGCGTCCCTCTCCTCCCCTGGGCAGGCTCCCAGCCGCTCGTCTCCCAGTTCCCTGGCGAAGAAGACGCTGGTCTCCCAGAAGCTGACCTTGGTGGCTCCGCCGGGGGGTCCGAACGTCAGCTCGAGTGGTGGGACCCAAGGGGTAGCCAAGCTGCTGACGTCCTCCCTCAAGCCAGCTGTGGTCAGCAACACTGCCGCCTCTACCTCGGTGCCA aaagGAGCCGGCGGAGCGGTGCTGCTAACCAGCTCGTCTTCCTTGAACGTCCTGTCTCCACCCTACAAGCCCGGCAACCCAAAGCTGCCTGCAGCCCTGAGCTCCACCCCGCTGGGGATTATCTCGCCGATCCATTCCTTCCCTCTCCACGTGATCTCCTTCAGCTCCGAATCCTCCCCCAAGGCTGGGGTGTCCAAGGACGCCATTGTCACGGGACCAGCCCCAGGGACTTTCCACCACGGCCTCAGCCACa ACACTTCCCAGCTTCACGGGAAAGGGTCCAGTGTGCCGCCGCGCAAGTTATGA
- the UBN1 gene encoding ubinuclein-1 isoform X1: MTEPHRVQLTSLPGPLSTTLLKKPRREDIAGAEHPQESEPAAAAVRITLTLFEPDHKRCPEFFYPELLKNTRGKGKSSSTGEKKKDLADPFNDEEKERHKAEALARKFEEKYGGKKRRKDRVQDLIDMGYGYDESDSFIDNSEAYDELVPASLTTKYGGFYINSGTLQFRQASESEDDFIKEKKKKSPKKRKLKEGGEKMKKKKKDDSYDKEKKSKKSKFPKTGFTALNASKEKKKKKYSGALSVKEMLKKFQKEKEAQKKRDDEPKLSAPSLVETPAPREVETLSDPLLSSLFGHASDNELLQAATAMDSLTDLDLEQLFNESPEESPFPDMEDGSDPLGMGLEQDVKQPLALPEGLPGPLEKRIEELTQAARAAEGESKHKFFNQDINSILLDIELQTRELNSQIRSGVYAHLASFLPCNKDTLVKRARRLYLCEQGGRLKEPLQKLKEAVGRAMPEQMAKYQEECQAHTQAKFAKMLEEEKDKEQRERVCSEDEEDDDKGGKRIMGPRKKFQWNDEIRDLLCQVVKIKLDGYELEKNKAQSMEDYVKTFLDTEVKPLWPKGWMQSRTLFKESRRVHGHLTSLLAKKRVMAPPKVKGKEHSGKPEKKMPLAVSFLHSSSAASLSPEPQGVTVGLSPQTRELLAMSSTPVSSGVAPPASFSLDDSLDEDLIHNATSSLEAVSKELAALNSRTGGSPDFTLPAILKTPPEKPPVQASLEEKRSFSKLSPSPAPSPAGSALQSPLNFLAEQALALGQPPPDKKSESSAYKELSCQTLPSKPVETHPSKQKHHSLARTVHGPQTSTPVPVPQPKGFPLAGQPSKFPPSPPFVKLQSPKAISPLPPRPVLQQPAKPPAKAPSFHSSSSSSSSLAASPASSSSHKTPNSSSASLSYTTKHPGSSLGLSFKSPFVALSRHMASSSGSTPSVSANQSCSSSSSSSSSSGALLPGASLSSPGQAPSRSSPSSLAKKTLVSQKLTLVAPPGGPNVSSSGGTQGVAKLLTSSLKPAVVSNTAASTSVPKGAGGAVLLTSSSSLNVLSPPYKPGNPKLPAALSSTPLGIISPIHSFPLHVISFSSESSPKAGVSKDAIVTGPAPGTFHHGLSHSLLAGLPSSLLQAAPLPHSAPPAHLSHTLPDTSQLHGKGSSVPPRKL; the protein is encoded by the exons ATGACGGAACCCCACAGGGTCCAGCTCACGTCTCTGCCAGGGCCGCTGAGCACCACTTTGCTGAAGAAACCTCGCCGGGAGGACATCGCAGGAGCAGAGCACCCCCAGGAATCTGAGCCGGCGGCTGCGGCCGTTCGCATCACCCTCACCCTCTTTGAGCCGGATCACAAGCGCTGCCCTGAATTCTTTTATCCCGAACTGCTGAAGAATACGCGTGGAAAAGGGAAAAGCAGTTCCACAGGAGAAAAG AAAAAAGACCTTGCTGATCCCTTCAATGATGAGGAAAAGGAGAGGCACAAAGCAGAAGCGCTTGCCAGGAAATTTGAAGAGAAATAT GGAGGAAAGAAGCGCAGAAAAGACCGTGTTCAGGATTTAATCGATATGGGATACGGATATGATGAATCGGATTCCTTCATTGACAATTCCGAAGCG TATGATGAACTCGTTCCAGCTTCTCTAACAACCAAGTATGGAGGCTTTTACATCAACTCAGGAACTCTACAGTTCCGACAGGCATCCGAGTCGGAGGATGATTTTattaaagagaaaaagaagaaatctCCTAAG AAACGGAAGTtgaaagaaggaggggaaaagatgaagaaaaagaaaaaagacgaTTCTTACGACAAGGAGAAGAAATCTAAGAAGTCCAAGTTCCCCAAAACTGG TTTCACCGCCCTGAACGCAagcaaggagaagaagaaaaagaaatactcGGGGGCCCTGAGCGTCAAGGAGATGCTGAAGAAATTCCAGAAGGAAAAAGAAGCTCAGAAGAAGCGGGACGATGAACCCAAGCTCTCCGCCCCCTCCCTGGTGGAAACCCCAGCTCCACGGGAAGTGGAGACCCTCTccgaccctctcctctcctccctctttgGCCATGCCAGTGACAATGAATTGCTTCAGGCAGCCACCGCCATGGACTCCCTGACCGATCTCGACTTGGAACAGCTCTTCAACGAATCTCCAGAAGAAAGCCCTTTCCCCGACATGGAGGATGGGAGCGACCCCCTCGGCATGGGCCTGGAGCAGGACGTCAAGCAGCCCCTTGCCCTCCCCGAAGGGCTTCCGGGGCCGCTGGAGAAGCGCATTGAGGAGCTGACTCAG GCTGCCCGGGCTGcagagggggaaagcaagcaCAAGTTCTtcaaccaggacatcaacagcATCTTACTAGA CATTGAGCTGCAAACCCGGGAACTGAACAGCCAGATCCGCTCTGGGGTGTACGCCCACCTGGCCTCCTTCCTGCCCTGCAACAAAGACACCCTGGTCAAGCGTGCCCGCAGGCTCTACCTCTGTGAGCAG GGGGGTCGGCTGAAGGAACCCCTTCAGAAGTTAAAGGAAGCCGTTGGCAGAGCAATGCCGGAACAGATGGCCAAATACCAGGAGGAGTGCCAGGCACACACCCAAGCCAAGTTTGCCAA GatgctggaggaggagaaggacaaGGAGCAAAGGGAGCGGGTTTGTTCCGAGGACGAAGAGGATGACGACAAAGGAGGGAAGCGGATCATGGGGCCCCGGAAGAAATTTCAGTGGAACGACGAAATCAG GGATTTGCTCTGCCAGGTGGTGAAGATCAAACTTGATGGGTACGAACTGGAGAAGAACAAGGCCCAGTCAATGGAGGATTATGTGAAGACCTTCCTGGATACTGAAGTCAAACCTCTTTGGCCAAAGGGATGGATGCAATCCAG GACGCTTTTCAAGGAAAGCAGGCGAGTGCACGGGCACCTCACATCGCTCCT AGCAAAGAAGAGAGTCATGGCTCCTCCCAAGGTGAAGGGCAAG GAGCACTCTGGGAAGCCAGAGAAGAAGATGCCCCTTGCTGTGTCGTTCCTCCACTCGAGTAGCGCAGCCTCCCTTTCTCCTGAGCCGCAGGGAGTGACGGTTGGCCTCAGCCCGCAAACCCGGGAGCTCTTGGCCATGAGCTCAACCCCAGTGTCGAGCGGTGTGGCTCCCCCAGCCTCCTTCAGTCTGGACGACTCTCTGGATGAAGACCTGATCCACAACGCCACCTCTTCCTTGGAAGCCGTCTCCAAGGAGCTGGCTGCGCTGAACAGCCGGACCGGGGGCAGTCCGGACTTCACCCTGCCCGCCATCCTGAAGACGCCTCCGGAGAAGCCCCCGGTCCAAGCGAGcctggaagagaagagaagcttcTCCAAGCTGAGCCCTTCGCCCGCCCCGTCACCCGCTGGCAGTGCTCTGCAGTCCCCTCTCAACTTCCTGGCCGAGCAGGCCTTGGCGCTTGGCCAGCCCCCTCCAGACAAAAAGTCCGAGAGCTCTGCTTACAAAGAGCTCTCCTGCCAGACCCTCCCCAGCAAACCCGTGGAGACCCACCCGTCCAAACAGAAGCATCACAGCCTTGCACGCACCGTTCACGGGCCCCAGACGTCGACCCCGGTGCCAGTCCCCCAGCCGAAGGGGTTTCCTCTGGCCGGTCAGCCGTCAAaattccccccttcccctccctttgtcAAGCTGCAGAGCCccaaagccatttccccactgcccccgcGCCCTGTCCTCCAGCAGCCGGCCAAGCCGCCCGCCAAGGCCCCCAGCTTCCACTCTTCGTCATCGTCGTCCTCTTCTTTGGCTGCCTCCCCAGCATCCAGCAGCTCCCACAAGACTCCCAATTCCTCTTCGGCCTCCCTGAGCTACACAACGAAGCATCCGGGCAGCTcactggggctgtccttcaagtcGCCCTTCGTGGCCCTTTCCAGGCACATGGCTTCCTCCAGCGGCTCCACGCCCAGCGTGTCGGCCAACCagagctgctcttcctcctcctcctcctcttcctcctcgggCGCCCTGCTGCCAGGCGCGTCCCTCTCCTCCCCTGGGCAGGCTCCCAGCCGCTCGTCTCCCAGTTCCCTGGCGAAGAAGACGCTGGTCTCCCAGAAGCTGACCTTGGTGGCTCCGCCGGGGGGTCCGAACGTCAGCTCGAGTGGTGGGACCCAAGGGGTAGCCAAGCTGCTGACGTCCTCCCTCAAGCCAGCTGTGGTCAGCAACACTGCCGCCTCTACCTCGGTGCCA aaagGAGCCGGCGGAGCGGTGCTGCTAACCAGCTCGTCTTCCTTGAACGTCCTGTCTCCACCCTACAAGCCCGGCAACCCAAAGCTGCCTGCAGCCCTGAGCTCCACCCCGCTGGGGATTATCTCGCCGATCCATTCCTTCCCTCTCCACGTGATCTCCTTCAGCTCCGAATCCTCCCCCAAGGCTGGGGTGTCCAAGGACGCCATTGTCACGGGACCAGCCCCAGGGACTTTCCACCACGGCCTCAGCCACa GTCTTTTGGCAGGCTTGCCCTCCAGcctgctccaggcagctccccTCCCACACTCTGCTCCGCCTGCCCATTTATCACACACCTTGCCAG ACACTTCCCAGCTTCACGGGAAAGGGTCCAGTGTGCCGCCGCGCAAGTTATGA
- the UBN1 gene encoding ubinuclein-1 isoform X4, with protein MKKDLADPFNDEEKERHKAEALARKFEEKYGGKKRRKDRVQDLIDMGYGYDESDSFIDNSEAYDELVPASLTTKYGGFYINSGTLQFRQASESEDDFIKEKKKKSPKKRKLKEGGEKMKKKKKDDSYDKEKKSKKSKFPKTGFTALNASKEKKKKKYSGALSVKEMLKKFQKEKEAQKKRDDEPKLSAPSLVETPAPREVETLSDPLLSSLFGHASDNELLQAATAMDSLTDLDLEQLFNESPEESPFPDMEDGSDPLGMGLEQDVKQPLALPEGLPGPLEKRIEELTQAARAAEGESKHKFFNQDINSILLDIELQTRELNSQIRSGVYAHLASFLPCNKDTLVKRARRLYLCEQGGRLKEPLQKLKEAVGRAMPEQMAKYQEECQAHTQAKFAKMLEEEKDKEQRERVCSEDEEDDDKGGKRIMGPRKKFQWNDEIRDLLCQVVKIKLDGYELEKNKAQSMEDYVKTFLDTEVKPLWPKGWMQSRTLFKESRRVHGHLTSLLAKKRVMAPPKVKGKEHSGKPEKKMPLAVSFLHSSSAASLSPEPQGVTVGLSPQTRELLAMSSTPVSSGVAPPASFSLDDSLDEDLIHNATSSLEAVSKELAALNSRTGGSPDFTLPAILKTPPEKPPVQASLEEKRSFSKLSPSPAPSPAGSALQSPLNFLAEQALALGQPPPDKKSESSAYKELSCQTLPSKPVETHPSKQKHHSLARTVHGPQTSTPVPVPQPKGFPLAGQPSKFPPSPPFVKLQSPKAISPLPPRPVLQQPAKPPAKAPSFHSSSSSSSSLAASPASSSSHKTPNSSSASLSYTTKHPGSSLGLSFKSPFVALSRHMASSSGSTPSVSANQSCSSSSSSSSSSGALLPGASLSSPGQAPSRSSPSSLAKKTLVSQKLTLVAPPGGPNVSSSGGTQGVAKLLTSSLKPAVVSNTAASTSVPKGAGGAVLLTSSSSLNVLSPPYKPGNPKLPAALSSTPLGIISPIHSFPLHVISFSSESSPKAGVSKDAIVTGPAPGTFHHGLSHSLLAGLPSSLLQAAPLPHSAPPAHLSHTLPDTSQLHGKGSSVPPRKL; from the exons ATG AAAAAAGACCTTGCTGATCCCTTCAATGATGAGGAAAAGGAGAGGCACAAAGCAGAAGCGCTTGCCAGGAAATTTGAAGAGAAATAT GGAGGAAAGAAGCGCAGAAAAGACCGTGTTCAGGATTTAATCGATATGGGATACGGATATGATGAATCGGATTCCTTCATTGACAATTCCGAAGCG TATGATGAACTCGTTCCAGCTTCTCTAACAACCAAGTATGGAGGCTTTTACATCAACTCAGGAACTCTACAGTTCCGACAGGCATCCGAGTCGGAGGATGATTTTattaaagagaaaaagaagaaatctCCTAAG AAACGGAAGTtgaaagaaggaggggaaaagatgaagaaaaagaaaaaagacgaTTCTTACGACAAGGAGAAGAAATCTAAGAAGTCCAAGTTCCCCAAAACTGG TTTCACCGCCCTGAACGCAagcaaggagaagaagaaaaagaaatactcGGGGGCCCTGAGCGTCAAGGAGATGCTGAAGAAATTCCAGAAGGAAAAAGAAGCTCAGAAGAAGCGGGACGATGAACCCAAGCTCTCCGCCCCCTCCCTGGTGGAAACCCCAGCTCCACGGGAAGTGGAGACCCTCTccgaccctctcctctcctccctctttgGCCATGCCAGTGACAATGAATTGCTTCAGGCAGCCACCGCCATGGACTCCCTGACCGATCTCGACTTGGAACAGCTCTTCAACGAATCTCCAGAAGAAAGCCCTTTCCCCGACATGGAGGATGGGAGCGACCCCCTCGGCATGGGCCTGGAGCAGGACGTCAAGCAGCCCCTTGCCCTCCCCGAAGGGCTTCCGGGGCCGCTGGAGAAGCGCATTGAGGAGCTGACTCAG GCTGCCCGGGCTGcagagggggaaagcaagcaCAAGTTCTtcaaccaggacatcaacagcATCTTACTAGA CATTGAGCTGCAAACCCGGGAACTGAACAGCCAGATCCGCTCTGGGGTGTACGCCCACCTGGCCTCCTTCCTGCCCTGCAACAAAGACACCCTGGTCAAGCGTGCCCGCAGGCTCTACCTCTGTGAGCAG GGGGGTCGGCTGAAGGAACCCCTTCAGAAGTTAAAGGAAGCCGTTGGCAGAGCAATGCCGGAACAGATGGCCAAATACCAGGAGGAGTGCCAGGCACACACCCAAGCCAAGTTTGCCAA GatgctggaggaggagaaggacaaGGAGCAAAGGGAGCGGGTTTGTTCCGAGGACGAAGAGGATGACGACAAAGGAGGGAAGCGGATCATGGGGCCCCGGAAGAAATTTCAGTGGAACGACGAAATCAG GGATTTGCTCTGCCAGGTGGTGAAGATCAAACTTGATGGGTACGAACTGGAGAAGAACAAGGCCCAGTCAATGGAGGATTATGTGAAGACCTTCCTGGATACTGAAGTCAAACCTCTTTGGCCAAAGGGATGGATGCAATCCAG GACGCTTTTCAAGGAAAGCAGGCGAGTGCACGGGCACCTCACATCGCTCCT AGCAAAGAAGAGAGTCATGGCTCCTCCCAAGGTGAAGGGCAAG GAGCACTCTGGGAAGCCAGAGAAGAAGATGCCCCTTGCTGTGTCGTTCCTCCACTCGAGTAGCGCAGCCTCCCTTTCTCCTGAGCCGCAGGGAGTGACGGTTGGCCTCAGCCCGCAAACCCGGGAGCTCTTGGCCATGAGCTCAACCCCAGTGTCGAGCGGTGTGGCTCCCCCAGCCTCCTTCAGTCTGGACGACTCTCTGGATGAAGACCTGATCCACAACGCCACCTCTTCCTTGGAAGCCGTCTCCAAGGAGCTGGCTGCGCTGAACAGCCGGACCGGGGGCAGTCCGGACTTCACCCTGCCCGCCATCCTGAAGACGCCTCCGGAGAAGCCCCCGGTCCAAGCGAGcctggaagagaagagaagcttcTCCAAGCTGAGCCCTTCGCCCGCCCCGTCACCCGCTGGCAGTGCTCTGCAGTCCCCTCTCAACTTCCTGGCCGAGCAGGCCTTGGCGCTTGGCCAGCCCCCTCCAGACAAAAAGTCCGAGAGCTCTGCTTACAAAGAGCTCTCCTGCCAGACCCTCCCCAGCAAACCCGTGGAGACCCACCCGTCCAAACAGAAGCATCACAGCCTTGCACGCACCGTTCACGGGCCCCAGACGTCGACCCCGGTGCCAGTCCCCCAGCCGAAGGGGTTTCCTCTGGCCGGTCAGCCGTCAAaattccccccttcccctccctttgtcAAGCTGCAGAGCCccaaagccatttccccactgcccccgcGCCCTGTCCTCCAGCAGCCGGCCAAGCCGCCCGCCAAGGCCCCCAGCTTCCACTCTTCGTCATCGTCGTCCTCTTCTTTGGCTGCCTCCCCAGCATCCAGCAGCTCCCACAAGACTCCCAATTCCTCTTCGGCCTCCCTGAGCTACACAACGAAGCATCCGGGCAGCTcactggggctgtccttcaagtcGCCCTTCGTGGCCCTTTCCAGGCACATGGCTTCCTCCAGCGGCTCCACGCCCAGCGTGTCGGCCAACCagagctgctcttcctcctcctcctcctcttcctcctcgggCGCCCTGCTGCCAGGCGCGTCCCTCTCCTCCCCTGGGCAGGCTCCCAGCCGCTCGTCTCCCAGTTCCCTGGCGAAGAAGACGCTGGTCTCCCAGAAGCTGACCTTGGTGGCTCCGCCGGGGGGTCCGAACGTCAGCTCGAGTGGTGGGACCCAAGGGGTAGCCAAGCTGCTGACGTCCTCCCTCAAGCCAGCTGTGGTCAGCAACACTGCCGCCTCTACCTCGGTGCCA aaagGAGCCGGCGGAGCGGTGCTGCTAACCAGCTCGTCTTCCTTGAACGTCCTGTCTCCACCCTACAAGCCCGGCAACCCAAAGCTGCCTGCAGCCCTGAGCTCCACCCCGCTGGGGATTATCTCGCCGATCCATTCCTTCCCTCTCCACGTGATCTCCTTCAGCTCCGAATCCTCCCCCAAGGCTGGGGTGTCCAAGGACGCCATTGTCACGGGACCAGCCCCAGGGACTTTCCACCACGGCCTCAGCCACa GTCTTTTGGCAGGCTTGCCCTCCAGcctgctccaggcagctccccTCCCACACTCTGCTCCGCCTGCCCATTTATCACACACCTTGCCAG ACACTTCCCAGCTTCACGGGAAAGGGTCCAGTGTGCCGCCGCGCAAGTTATGA